Below is a window of Buchnera aphidicola (Kurisakia onigurumii) DNA.
AACCCAAATTGGTCTTGATCCAACGATCATATTATGTAAAAATAATAATGATCCATTTTTATTATTTATTTTGTAAATTGAAATAGAGTTAGATTTTTCTCCTAATACTATTAAGTATTTTTCATTTTTACTGATACAAAAAGATCTTGGTTGTTCTTCTGTAACATAATAATCAATAAGTATTAATTTTCCATTATATATATTTATTTTAAAAAGAGTAATAATACTTGCATTTCGATCAGAAGCATATAAAAAATTTCCGTTTTTTGTAATATGTATATCACTACTCCAAGGAGGATTTTTATATTCATGAGGTATAATTGATATATTTTGTATATTTTTTATATTAAAAAATTCATTTTTTTGAAACTTCCAAACATCTATTGTTCCATTTAGTTCATTGATATTATATATAATTGTTTTATTTGGATGAAATACTAAATGTCTAGGTCCAGATTTTTTATTTAATTTAATTTTTTTTTTAGTTTCTGGAAAAAAAGTTTTTTCTTTGAATTTATAAATATAAAATTTATCTGATTTTAAAGATGTAGAAATAAGATGTGTATTATCAATATTTGTGCAAGAAAAATGACATCCTGGAACATTATTAATTGTATGTATTATTTTTTTTGGTATTCCTAGATTATCTAATAAAATTATATTAATTAAATTTCCATGAAATGAACTACAAAACAAAAATTTTTCTTCTATATCAAGGGAAATGTGATTAGGAGTTCCAATAACATCAAAAGAATGTATTTTTTTAATTTTTTTATCTTGTAATATTTTATAAGTATTAATTCTATTTTTAAATTTAATTCCAATATATAGTATTTTTTTTGTGTTTGATATTGTAATTGGTTGAGGTTCTCCTTTTACTTTTTCTTCTTGTATAATATTTATTTCATTATTTTTTTTAAAATTTAATACTTGAATATTACTACTATTAGCATTAGAAATATAAAAATGCATATATTGATATCCTTTTACAATTTATGTATTAAATAATATTTTTAATTAATATGTTTATCTTTAATAAAATATTATTAATCATTATTAATTATTAATTAATTTCTCTTGATTTAATCGATTATGAAAAGAATTTGTAACTAAATTTAAAATAAATTTTTTTTTATCGTATTGATTTTTTGAACTATAATTTAATTCAATAATATTATCTTTATTGATTTTCCATATTTTTACATTTTTTTTTATAAAATTTAATAAATTTGTAAAATTTAAATTATTTTTTTTTAAAAAAAATAGTGTTAATTTTTTATCATTAGAATGTATTTTTTTAATACCTATATAATAGGACATAATTCTTATTTTTGTAATTAATATTAAATTTTTTGTTTCTTCTGGAAATATTCCAAATTTTTTAATAATTTTTTTTTCAATTTTTTGTAATTTTTTTAATTTTGTGACTAAAGATAATTTTCTATAGAATTTAATTCTAGTACAAGGATTTTCTATATATGTAGAAGGGAATATAGAAGAAATATTTAGTTCTATTTCAGGTATTTTTTTAAAAATATCTTTTTTATTCAAATTATTTTTATTTTTTAATATTTGAATCGATTTTTTTAATAATTCAGAATAAAAATGTATTCCAATATTATTTATAAATCCACTTTGTTCTTTTCCTAAAATTTCTCCAACACCTCTCATTTCTAAATCATATTGGGATAATAATATACCTATCCCTGATGTATTTTTGATAGAAGCAAGAATAGATAATCTTATTTTTGATTTTTCGTTAATATTTTTTAAATTATGAACTAAAAACCAAGCATATCCTTGTAAATTAGATCTTCCAAC
It encodes the following:
- a CDS encoding beta-propeller fold lactonase family protein; this translates as MHFYISNANSSNIQVLNFKKNNEINIIQEEKVKGEPQPITISNTKKILYIGIKFKNRINTYKILQDKKIKKIHSFDVIGTPNHISLDIEEKFLFCSSFHGNLINIILLDNLGIPKKIIHTINNVPGCHFSCTNIDNTHLISTSLKSDKFYIYKFKEKTFFPETKKKIKLNKKSGPRHLVFHPNKTIIYNINELNGTIDVWKFQKNEFFNIKNIQNISIIPHEYKNPPWSSDIHITKNGNFLYASDRNASIITLFKINIYNGKLILIDYYVTEEQPRSFCISKNEKYLIVLGEKSNSISIYKINNKNGSLLFLHNMIVGSRPIWVASN